From a single Prosthecobacter algae genomic region:
- the trpA gene encoding tryptophan synthase subunit alpha codes for MSDPTNRIDRHFAGLRASGKRAFVAYICAGDPTLDATIDVVLALEKAGVDIVELGVPFSDPLADGVVNQMAADRALKAGATFPKVLEMIRTLRTKSQIPLVLFTYLNPIYTYGYERFHTDAVAAGVDGVLVLDLPPEEALQNAELKPAPELAHIQLIAPTSPPERIELIAKNAEGFVYYVSRLGVTGAQVEIATGIAEQVAVIKQSTEVPVCVGFGVSNPEQAATVASMADGVVVGSAIVKLIEKNGAAPDLAAQVEAFVKPLVAAVKALS; via the coding sequence ATGTCCGACCCCACCAACCGCATTGATCGTCATTTCGCCGGGCTCCGCGCCTCCGGCAAGCGCGCCTTTGTCGCCTACATCTGCGCCGGTGACCCAACTCTGGACGCCACCATTGACGTTGTTTTGGCCCTTGAAAAAGCCGGGGTGGACATCGTCGAGCTCGGTGTGCCCTTCTCAGATCCCCTCGCCGATGGCGTGGTGAACCAGATGGCGGCTGACCGCGCCCTGAAGGCCGGAGCCACCTTTCCGAAGGTGCTGGAAATGATCCGCACCCTGCGGACGAAGTCCCAGATTCCTCTGGTCCTCTTTACCTACCTGAATCCTATCTACACTTATGGTTATGAACGCTTCCATACGGATGCGGTTGCTGCCGGTGTGGATGGCGTGCTGGTGCTGGATCTCCCGCCTGAGGAGGCGCTGCAGAATGCCGAACTGAAGCCCGCCCCGGAACTGGCCCACATTCAGCTCATCGCCCCCACGTCCCCGCCCGAGCGCATCGAGCTCATCGCCAAGAATGCGGAAGGTTTTGTCTATTATGTCTCCCGCCTGGGCGTCACCGGGGCGCAGGTGGAAATCGCTACAGGCATCGCCGAACAGGTGGCCGTGATCAAACAGTCCACCGAAGTCCCCGTTTGTGTCGGGTTCGGAGTGTCCAATCCTGAGCAGGCTGCGACCGTCGCCAGCATGGCCGATGGCGTCGTTGTGGGCAGTGCCATCGTAAAGCTCATCGAAAAGAACGGCGCTGCGCCTGATCTCGCCGCCCAGGTGGAAGCCTTTGTGAAGCCTCTGGTCGCCGCTGTTAAAGCCCTTTCTTGA
- the pheS gene encoding phenylalanine--tRNA ligase subunit alpha — MLAQLDSLKTEALAALDTLSDEAALEAFRIDYLGKKGQLTALSAGMRDVAPDLKKEVGAKLNEVREAITGGLTSRQEALQAAKDAASVAGIDLSLPGRPGAGVGTLHPLTQIRDLAVRTLRRVGFTLADGPEIETEWHCFDALNTPADHPARNESDTFYLPDGRLLRTHTSSVQIRTMETVKALPVRIIAPGAAYRRDEIDATHLSVFNQIEALYVDKDVSLADLKGTLEFFFREVFGPKTVVRFRPHFFPFTEPSFEIDVKLEAKGKEARWIEIAGCGMVDPAVFAEVSKKRGDDLFDPEKVTGFAFGMGLDRLAMILHGISDIRHLIENDARFLQQF; from the coding sequence ATGCTCGCACAACTCGACTCCCTCAAAACCGAAGCCCTCGCCGCGCTCGATACCCTGTCCGATGAAGCTGCGCTGGAAGCCTTCCGCATTGATTACCTGGGCAAAAAAGGCCAGCTGACCGCCCTCAGCGCGGGCATGCGCGATGTGGCCCCCGACCTGAAAAAGGAAGTGGGTGCCAAGCTGAACGAAGTGCGCGAAGCGATCACCGGTGGTCTCACCAGCCGTCAAGAAGCCCTGCAAGCGGCCAAGGACGCCGCCTCTGTGGCGGGCATTGATCTGAGCCTTCCTGGTCGCCCTGGCGCAGGGGTGGGCACACTGCACCCGCTGACCCAGATCCGCGACCTCGCCGTGCGCACCTTGCGCCGCGTCGGCTTTACCCTTGCGGATGGCCCGGAGATCGAGACCGAGTGGCATTGCTTTGATGCGTTGAACACCCCGGCGGACCACCCGGCCCGCAATGAGAGCGACACCTTCTATCTTCCAGATGGCCGCCTGCTGCGCACCCACACCTCCAGCGTGCAGATCCGCACCATGGAAACCGTGAAAGCCCTCCCGGTGCGCATCATCGCTCCCGGGGCCGCCTATCGTCGCGATGAAATCGACGCCACGCACCTGAGCGTCTTCAACCAGATCGAAGCCCTCTATGTGGACAAGGACGTAAGCTTGGCCGACCTCAAAGGCACGCTGGAGTTCTTCTTCCGCGAAGTCTTCGGCCCGAAAACAGTCGTCCGTTTCCGCCCGCATTTCTTCCCGTTCACGGAGCCGAGCTTCGAGATTGACGTGAAGCTGGAAGCCAAGGGCAAGGAAGCCCGCTGGATCGAGATCGCCGGTTGCGGCATGGTGGACCCCGCCGTGTTTGCCGAAGTCAGCAAGAAGCGTGGCGATGACCTCTTCGATCCCGAAAAGGTCACCGGCTTTGCCTTCGGCATGGGCCTGGACCGCCTCGCCATGATCCTCCATGGCATCTCCGACATCCGCCACCTCATCGAAAACGACGCCCGCTTTTTGCAGCAGTTTTAA
- the dapA gene encoding 4-hydroxy-tetrahydrodipicolinate synthase, with translation MFAGTHTAIVTPFRNGQLDEEALKKLIDFQFDNGVSGVVPCGTTGESPTLDYDEHEKVVKLTVEFAKGRGIVMAGTGSNSTREAIELTQEAEAAGANASLQVAPYYNKPTPEGLYQHFKAIADNTKLPIMLYSIPGRCGIEIGLDVLVRLAENCPNIRAIKEAGGNPERVSQMKQVLPADFEILSGDDGLTLPFMSVGGVGIVSVASNLIPKQISDMVKLALKGDYAGALGIHQQYYPLFAAFLKLATNPIPIKTAMAMAGHCSNELRLPLVPMEEAKNEELRATLTKLGLI, from the coding sequence ATGTTCGCAGGAACCCACACCGCCATTGTCACCCCCTTCCGTAACGGTCAGCTCGATGAGGAAGCCCTCAAAAAGCTCATCGACTTCCAGTTCGACAACGGAGTGTCCGGTGTGGTCCCTTGCGGCACCACCGGGGAATCGCCCACGCTCGACTACGATGAGCATGAGAAGGTGGTGAAGCTGACGGTAGAATTCGCCAAAGGCCGCGGCATCGTCATGGCTGGCACGGGCTCCAATAGCACCCGTGAGGCCATCGAACTGACGCAGGAAGCCGAAGCTGCCGGGGCCAATGCCTCGCTGCAGGTGGCTCCATATTACAACAAGCCCACGCCTGAAGGTCTCTATCAGCACTTCAAGGCCATCGCCGATAACACCAAGCTGCCGATCATGCTTTACAGCATCCCTGGCCGCTGCGGCATTGAGATCGGTCTGGATGTCCTGGTGCGTCTTGCTGAGAACTGCCCCAACATCCGCGCCATCAAGGAAGCGGGCGGCAATCCGGAGCGCGTGAGCCAGATGAAGCAGGTGCTGCCGGCTGATTTTGAAATCCTTTCCGGTGACGACGGTCTGACTCTGCCCTTCATGTCTGTGGGCGGCGTGGGCATCGTCAGCGTGGCCTCCAACCTCATCCCAAAGCAGATCAGCGACATGGTGAAGCTGGCGCTGAAGGGCGACTATGCCGGGGCGTTGGGCATCCATCAGCAGTATTACCCGCTGTTCGCCGCCTTCCTGAAGCTGGCCACCAACCCGATCCCGATCAAGACCGCCATGGCCATGGCCGGCCATTGCAGCAATGAGCTGCGCCTGCCACTGGTGCCCATGGAAGAGGCCAAAAATGAAGAGCTGCGCGCCACGCTGACAAAGCTGGGCTTGATCTAA
- a CDS encoding PSD1 and planctomycete cytochrome C domain-containing protein has product MKVIVRLVLLFCLSLRAVPAAEEMAAAHADIPADRLQFFEKHIRPVLVEHCYKCHSTESEKVKGGLTLDTRQGTVLGGESGHPGVTPGNLSESSLYHAMTWADDDMQMPPKNRLPDEVIANFKKWIEMGAPDPREQKVAGATGGRREINMAEGRKHWAFVPPAEAPVPELKTPDWAMSKIDQWVLAGLEQAGLKPAAQADRRTLIRRIAFDLTGLPPTPEEVEAYVNDTSPQATQRVVDQYLESPRFGERWGRHWLDVARYGESSGKEVNLLYPHAWRYRDYVIDAFNRDKPYDQFLKEQIAGDLMRFENKRDQAEKIVATGFLAIGSKGHNNRDRRQFNMDLVDEQIDALSQSMLGLTLACARCHDHKFDPVTQRDYYALAGIFLSSETLYGTHQQLQNNNPGTLIELDPAAQQVSALAKIAPAEAVELKQRYDTAQKAAEEAQRDITSLSREDRERNGAASFLRIRAARDRAESVKADLDQFHDDGTPRTLAMGMLDRARPVNSPLLVRGDLKQPADIVPRGLVEVLCAEGEPHNISEGSGRLDLAWFIASKENPLTARVMANRIWLKLMGSGLVSTPDNFGIMGQKPSHPELLDFLALSFMQQGWSVKQLIREIMLTRSYQMASTYDAHNFAVDPDNKLHWRMNQRRLEAEAVRDAMLSVSGNLNLYPVDGSPVARAAEGREGLLMLNRELVGKPYNYRSIYLPIIRDLIPEALSVFDFPDASLVNGERDSTNVPSQSLFLMNNPQVLSAADALAARIAKQPGSPMDRLAYAYQLVFSRAPTEPELAAIRSFWMRFPPQVAGGKSTQQARDQAQYAALSAFCQSLFASAEFRYLN; this is encoded by the coding sequence ATGAAGGTCATTGTCCGTCTTGTTTTACTTTTTTGCCTGTCACTTCGCGCCGTTCCGGCGGCGGAAGAGATGGCCGCCGCCCATGCGGACATTCCGGCGGATCGACTTCAGTTCTTTGAAAAGCACATCCGGCCTGTGCTGGTGGAGCACTGCTACAAGTGCCACTCCACCGAGTCTGAAAAGGTGAAGGGTGGCCTGACGCTGGACACCCGGCAGGGAACGGTCCTCGGCGGTGAATCCGGCCACCCGGGCGTCACGCCAGGGAACCTTTCGGAAAGCAGTCTTTATCACGCCATGACCTGGGCGGATGACGACATGCAGATGCCACCGAAAAACAGGCTGCCGGACGAAGTCATCGCCAACTTCAAAAAGTGGATAGAGATGGGGGCCCCGGACCCGCGCGAGCAAAAGGTGGCCGGAGCAACAGGCGGCAGGCGCGAGATCAACATGGCCGAAGGCCGCAAGCACTGGGCTTTTGTGCCTCCTGCCGAGGCCCCAGTGCCTGAACTGAAGACCCCAGACTGGGCCATGTCAAAGATTGACCAGTGGGTGCTCGCGGGGTTGGAGCAGGCCGGGCTGAAACCTGCCGCCCAGGCCGACCGCCGCACCCTCATCCGCCGCATCGCCTTTGACCTCACCGGCCTGCCACCCACCCCAGAGGAAGTGGAAGCCTACGTGAATGACACCTCTCCACAGGCCACCCAGCGCGTGGTGGACCAGTATCTGGAATCCCCCCGGTTTGGCGAACGCTGGGGCCGCCATTGGCTGGATGTGGCGCGTTATGGCGAGAGCAGCGGCAAGGAGGTGAATCTCCTCTATCCCCATGCCTGGCGCTATCGCGACTACGTCATTGATGCCTTCAATCGCGATAAACCCTACGACCAGTTTTTGAAGGAGCAGATCGCCGGGGACTTGATGCGCTTTGAAAACAAGCGCGACCAGGCCGAAAAGATCGTCGCCACCGGCTTCCTCGCCATTGGCTCCAAGGGGCATAACAACCGCGACCGCCGCCAGTTCAATATGGACCTGGTGGATGAGCAGATTGACGCTTTGTCGCAATCCATGTTAGGCCTCACGCTGGCCTGCGCCCGCTGTCATGACCACAAGTTTGATCCCGTGACCCAGCGCGACTATTACGCCCTGGCAGGCATCTTCCTCAGCAGCGAAACCCTCTACGGGACGCATCAGCAATTGCAGAATAACAATCCAGGTACGCTCATCGAACTGGACCCCGCAGCCCAGCAGGTCTCCGCCCTTGCCAAAATCGCACCGGCGGAAGCCGTCGAACTGAAGCAGCGGTATGACACGGCGCAAAAGGCGGCTGAAGAAGCCCAGCGCGACATCACCAGCCTGAGCCGAGAAGATCGGGAGCGAAATGGCGCTGCCAGCTTCCTACGCATCCGTGCAGCACGCGACCGGGCGGAATCCGTGAAGGCTGATCTGGACCAATTTCATGACGATGGAACTCCTCGTACACTGGCCATGGGCATGCTGGACCGCGCGCGTCCGGTAAACAGCCCTCTGCTCGTTCGCGGTGATTTGAAACAGCCTGCCGACATCGTGCCGCGCGGACTCGTGGAGGTGCTTTGTGCCGAGGGCGAACCTCACAACATCAGTGAGGGCAGCGGTCGTCTGGATCTGGCCTGGTTTATTGCTTCCAAGGAAAATCCGCTGACCGCCCGGGTGATGGCCAACCGCATCTGGCTGAAGCTCATGGGCAGCGGCCTCGTCAGCACCCCGGACAACTTCGGCATCATGGGGCAGAAGCCTTCACACCCTGAGCTTCTCGACTTCCTGGCCCTCTCATTCATGCAGCAGGGCTGGTCGGTGAAGCAGCTCATTCGCGAGATCATGCTCACCCGCAGCTATCAGATGGCCTCCACCTATGATGCGCATAACTTTGCGGTGGATCCGGACAACAAGCTCCACTGGCGCATGAACCAGCGGCGACTGGAGGCCGAGGCGGTCCGCGATGCCATGCTCTCCGTTTCCGGCAACCTCAATCTCTATCCGGTGGACGGCTCTCCTGTGGCCAGGGCGGCTGAGGGCAGGGAAGGGCTGCTGATGCTCAATCGCGAACTTGTGGGCAAGCCCTACAACTATCGCAGCATCTACCTGCCCATCATCCGCGACCTGATTCCGGAAGCGCTTAGCGTCTTCGATTTCCCGGATGCCAGCCTGGTCAATGGCGAGCGCGACAGCACCAATGTACCCAGCCAAAGCCTCTTCCTGATGAACAACCCCCAGGTCCTCAGCGCTGCCGATGCGCTGGCGGCACGCATCGCCAAGCAGCCGGGCAGCCCGATGGACCGTCTGGCCTACGCGTATCAACTCGTCTTTTCACGTGCCCCCACGGAACCTGAACTCGCCGCCATCCGCAGTTTCTGGATGCGCTTTCCCCCGCAGGTGGCCGGTGGCAAAAGCACGCAGCAGGCCCGGGATCAGGCGCAGTATGCCGCCCTCTCCGCTTTCTGCCAGAGCCTCTTCGCCAGTGCCGAGTTTCGTTATTTAAACTGA
- the dapF gene encoding diaminopimelate epimerase: MTLNFWKMNGAGNDFVMLDNRDLSLALTTKQIAQLCDRHRGIGADGLLCVEPAADGGDFKMRYYNADGGEAEMCGNGARCFGRFVNRLHDDKLAKIRFETLAGMISAEFEDGQVRINMSAPHSLKLSTDLPVAGETLTVHSVNTGVPHAVVFVEDLENVPVREWGAGLRYHEAYKPKGTNANFAKVLAPGSISIRTYERGVEDETLACGTGMVACALLHHELTGAPSPVTVLVKGGDTLHVGFTETAPHEYTDVTLFGPADFVFQGTVAL, translated from the coding sequence ATGACCCTTAACTTCTGGAAAATGAACGGTGCCGGCAATGACTTCGTCATGCTGGACAATCGCGACCTCTCCCTGGCTCTCACCACGAAGCAAATCGCCCAGCTTTGTGATCGTCATCGCGGCATCGGTGCGGACGGCCTCCTCTGCGTGGAGCCTGCGGCCGATGGCGGCGATTTCAAAATGCGTTATTACAATGCCGATGGTGGCGAGGCTGAAATGTGCGGCAATGGTGCCCGTTGCTTTGGTCGCTTCGTCAATCGCCTGCATGATGACAAGCTGGCGAAGATCCGTTTTGAAACGCTGGCCGGCATGATCTCCGCCGAGTTTGAAGACGGTCAGGTGCGCATCAATATGAGCGCCCCTCACAGCCTGAAGCTCTCCACCGACCTGCCTGTCGCCGGAGAGACTCTCACCGTCCACAGTGTGAACACGGGCGTGCCTCATGCCGTCGTGTTTGTCGAGGATTTGGAAAATGTGCCCGTCCGTGAATGGGGTGCCGGTCTGCGATACCACGAGGCTTACAAGCCCAAAGGCACCAATGCCAACTTCGCCAAAGTGCTGGCTCCGGGCAGCATCTCCATCCGCACCTATGAGCGCGGCGTGGAAGATGAAACCCTGGCCTGCGGCACCGGCATGGTCGCCTGCGCCCTGCTTCACCACGAACTCACCGGCGCACCCAGCCCCGTGACCGTTCTGGTCAAGGGTGGCGACACGCTGCACGTCGGCTTCACCGAAACCGCTCCCCACGAATACACCGACGTCACGCTTTTCGGCCCGGCGGATTTCGTTTTCCAAGGCACCGTTGCTCTCTAA
- the pheT gene encoding phenylalanine--tRNA ligase subunit beta: MQVSLSWLSTHLDLSAYSTAQLSDLLTFAGIEVEGIEETGVASDKVVVAQIDSFVQHPNADKLSVCQVDDGSGTLRQIVCGAKNFKAGDKVPLALPGAVLPGGFTIKEGKLRDVISNGMMCSGKEIGLGEDTGGLLILDASLPVGKPLKEVIASDTVFDLEITPNRSDLLSHLGLARELSALTGLPLKGQRDHVAATSQSRPAQDSEVAMQATDGCPYYTARVIKGIKVAPSPDWLKARLESIGLRPINNIVDITNYVLMEMGQPLHAFDLDKLNGGIVVRRAAEGEKILALDGTEPALLPEDLVIADSQRPVAIAGVMGGEETGVTDSTVNMLLESAYFTPSGIRRTSRRLGIHSDSSYRFERGCDPQQVQGASDLAVKLILEIAGGKVEGTLAAAGAAPVLLQEVTLDEGRAHRLLGIPDLSTEEAHGILTKLGLNKTGGDAEKTVWSIPSYRLDLVRSVDLVEEVARVVGLDRVPSRFTAVMASGDATDRQYDHVMQLRQALANRGFNEAQTLRLVSTAQISDSLGSVNPAAVSVALKNPLSEDLTTLRPSLIPGLLATAALNNRQGLQRLRFFESGRVFLKLPNGQTREEDRLAILLSGPVATSSWHGREPQAADVFDLRGVVESLPGVTALDIKPLADNGTFLLHSELKVGNRVLGWIAQVHPSRARQLDARHPVYVVELLLSALRQGSSGPAKFEELPRYPAITRDVAFELPADLANTKVNAFFTGLKEPLLVKADLFDVFLDPTGTKLPADRKSVAWTLTYRSGEKTLETAEVDAVHARILASLEKALPATIRR; encoded by the coding sequence ATGCAAGTTTCCCTCTCCTGGCTCAGCACCCATCTTGATCTCAGCGCTTACTCCACGGCCCAGCTTTCGGACCTCCTGACCTTTGCGGGCATTGAGGTGGAAGGCATTGAGGAAACAGGCGTTGCTTCTGACAAGGTGGTGGTGGCGCAGATTGACTCCTTTGTGCAGCATCCGAATGCGGACAAGCTGAGCGTTTGCCAGGTGGATGACGGCTCCGGCACCCTGCGCCAGATTGTCTGTGGGGCGAAGAACTTCAAGGCCGGGGACAAGGTGCCCCTGGCGCTTCCGGGCGCGGTGCTTCCAGGGGGCTTCACCATCAAGGAAGGCAAGCTTCGCGATGTCATCTCCAACGGCATGATGTGCAGCGGCAAGGAAATCGGCCTCGGCGAAGACACCGGCGGATTGCTGATCTTGGATGCATCGCTGCCGGTCGGCAAACCGCTCAAGGAAGTCATCGCTTCGGACACGGTTTTCGATCTGGAAATCACCCCGAACCGTTCGGACCTTCTCAGCCATCTGGGCCTCGCCCGCGAGCTGTCCGCATTGACTGGCCTTCCTTTGAAGGGACAGCGCGATCATGTTGCCGCTACGTCCCAGTCGCGCCCTGCGCAAGATTCTGAAGTCGCGATGCAGGCCACCGATGGCTGCCCGTATTACACGGCGCGTGTCATCAAAGGTATCAAGGTGGCGCCGAGTCCGGATTGGCTCAAAGCCCGCCTGGAGAGCATCGGTCTGCGTCCGATCAACAACATCGTGGACATCACCAACTATGTCCTCATGGAAATGGGCCAGCCTTTGCATGCCTTTGACCTCGACAAACTCAATGGCGGCATTGTCGTGCGTCGTGCGGCCGAAGGTGAAAAGATCCTCGCTCTCGATGGAACAGAGCCAGCGCTGCTTCCAGAAGACCTCGTCATTGCCGACAGCCAGCGTCCGGTCGCCATTGCAGGTGTCATGGGCGGTGAAGAAACCGGCGTCACCGACAGCACGGTGAACATGCTGCTGGAGAGCGCCTACTTCACACCTTCAGGCATCCGCCGCACCTCGCGTCGTCTCGGCATCCATTCGGATTCCAGCTACCGTTTTGAGCGCGGCTGCGATCCGCAGCAGGTCCAGGGGGCCTCGGATCTGGCGGTGAAGCTCATTCTCGAAATCGCTGGTGGCAAGGTGGAGGGTACCCTCGCCGCCGCCGGTGCCGCGCCAGTCCTCCTGCAGGAGGTCACGCTGGATGAAGGGCGTGCGCATCGTTTGTTAGGCATCCCGGATCTCAGCACGGAGGAAGCCCACGGCATCCTCACCAAGCTGGGGCTGAACAAGACAGGCGGCGATGCTGAAAAGACCGTCTGGTCCATCCCCAGCTACCGCCTGGACCTCGTCCGCAGCGTGGACCTCGTGGAGGAGGTGGCCCGTGTGGTCGGCCTGGATCGTGTGCCTTCACGCTTCACCGCCGTCATGGCCAGCGGCGATGCCACGGACCGCCAGTATGACCACGTCATGCAGCTTCGTCAGGCTTTGGCCAATCGTGGTTTTAATGAGGCCCAGACCCTGCGCCTCGTCTCCACCGCACAGATCAGCGACAGCCTGGGCAGTGTCAATCCGGCCGCCGTCAGCGTGGCCCTGAAGAATCCCCTCAGCGAGGACCTCACCACCCTGCGTCCCAGCCTCATCCCTGGCCTTCTGGCCACGGCGGCGCTGAACAATCGCCAGGGTTTACAGCGCCTGCGGTTCTTTGAATCCGGTCGCGTTTTTCTGAAGCTGCCCAATGGCCAGACCCGTGAGGAAGATCGCCTCGCTATCCTGCTAAGCGGTCCGGTGGCCACCAGCTCCTGGCATGGCCGCGAGCCTCAGGCTGCGGATGTCTTTGATCTTCGTGGGGTCGTCGAGTCCCTGCCCGGTGTCACGGCATTGGACATCAAGCCCTTGGCCGACAACGGCACCTTCCTCCTGCACAGCGAGCTGAAGGTCGGCAATCGTGTGCTTGGCTGGATCGCCCAGGTGCACCCGTCCCGTGCCCGCCAGTTGGATGCCCGCCATCCGGTGTACGTGGTTGAGCTCCTTCTCAGCGCCCTGCGTCAGGGCAGCAGCGGCCCGGCCAAGTTTGAGGAACTGCCCCGTTACCCGGCCATCACCCGCGATGTCGCTTTCGAGCTTCCTGCGGATCTGGCCAATACCAAGGTCAACGCCTTCTTCACGGGCCTCAAAGAGCCTCTTTTGGTCAAGGCTGATCTCTTCGATGTCTTCCTGGACCCCACTGGTACCAAGCTGCCGGCCGACCGTAAATCCGTGGCCTGGACGCTGACCTACCGTTCCGGGGAAAAGACCCTGGAAACCGCCGAGGTGGATGCCGTCCACGCTCGCATTCTGGCCTCGCTCGAGAAGGCGCTGCCAGCGACGATTCGCCGCTAA
- a CDS encoding GxxExxY protein, whose translation MTIDQLTESVIGMAMEIHRHMGPGYNESIYHRSLEVELAATGIPFESEVPINVFYKGKIVGKFEADMVITIGKKLLIELKSCETIVKAHEAQTVNYLTATGIDDGLILNFGAPSLQFKRKFRLYRPSQSCIAPFDIQ comes from the coding sequence ATGACGATTGACCAGCTCACCGAAAGCGTGATTGGCATGGCCATGGAGATTCATCGGCACATGGGGCCTGGTTACAATGAATCCATCTATCATCGAAGCCTGGAAGTGGAACTCGCTGCTACCGGAATTCCTTTTGAATCCGAGGTGCCCATCAATGTCTTCTACAAAGGCAAAATCGTCGGCAAATTTGAAGCGGATATGGTCATCACCATCGGCAAGAAGCTCCTCATTGAACTCAAGTCCTGCGAGACCATCGTCAAAGCCCACGAAGCCCAGACCGTGAACTACCTCACCGCCACCGGCATTGATGACGGCCTCATCCTCAACTTCGGTGCCCCCAGCCTCCAGTTTAAGCGCAAATTCCGCCTCTACCGCCCCAGCCAATCGTGCATCGCCCCCTTCGATATCCAATAA
- a CDS encoding DUF1080 domain-containing protein yields MKCPPFSLLAALLALATLPLSANEPTPPPGFKAIFNGKDLTGWHGLNPHSVVKLSGEKKDVALKKMREEFAQHWRVENGELVNIGTGPYATTDAAFGDMEFLIEYKTVAKADSGIYLRGNPQVQIWDINQPDDAKKPDRHPKLGSGGLFNNTPKTPGRDPLVLADKPFGEWNSFRIRQVGDITWIWLNDKLVVDGAKMENFWDKTQPLPASGPLMLQTHGGEIRWRNLFVREIGKEEAAKILAEKK; encoded by the coding sequence ATGAAATGCCCGCCTTTCTCCCTCCTCGCCGCCCTTTTGGCGCTCGCCACCCTGCCCCTTTCCGCCAACGAACCGACGCCACCGCCCGGATTTAAAGCCATCTTCAATGGCAAAGACCTCACTGGCTGGCATGGGCTGAACCCGCACTCGGTGGTGAAACTGAGCGGAGAGAAAAAAGACGTCGCCCTGAAAAAGATGCGCGAGGAATTCGCCCAGCACTGGCGGGTGGAAAACGGCGAGCTCGTCAACATCGGCACCGGCCCCTATGCCACCACGGATGCGGCCTTTGGGGACATGGAGTTCCTCATCGAATACAAAACGGTGGCCAAGGCCGACAGCGGCATCTACCTGCGCGGCAATCCCCAGGTGCAAATCTGGGACATCAACCAGCCCGACGATGCCAAAAAGCCGGACCGCCATCCCAAGCTGGGCTCAGGTGGCCTATTTAACAACACGCCCAAAACACCGGGTCGCGACCCGCTGGTGCTGGCGGACAAACCTTTTGGCGAATGGAACAGCTTTCGCATCCGTCAAGTCGGTGACATCACCTGGATCTGGCTGAACGACAAGCTGGTGGTGGATGGTGCCAAGATGGAAAACTTCTGGGACAAAACCCAGCCCCTGCCTGCTAGCGGTCCCCTCATGCTACAGACACACGGTGGTGAGATCCGCTGGAGAAATCTCTTCGTGCGAGAGATTGGCAAAGAGGAAGCGGCGAAGATTCTGGCCGAGAAAAAGTAA